The DNA segment GGGTCGTCGTCCCAAGCGTGGTGAACAGCTTGTCCTGAGACTCGGCGGTTGCGTCGAGATCGGGATGTAGATCCTCGTTTTCGTCGACGTCGATATCGCGAGCCATCCGTCGCAACAGCGTCGACTTGCCGGCGTTCGTGTAACCGGCGAGCGCGACCAGATCGAACCCGGAGTCACGCCGTCGTTCCCGACGCTGTTCTTCGGTCTGTTCGATCTGGGCCAGTTCGTCGTTGATCCGGCTGATCTGGGCTTTGATGTCCCGTTCGCGACTCTCGTCGTACTCACCAAGCCCCATGAAGCCCGGGTGTTCGTCCCGCTTAGCGAGACTTACTTTGGCTTCGGCACGCGGCAGTTCGTAGCGCAGTTCCGCGAGTTCGACCTGTAACTGGGCTTTTCTGGTCTGGGCTCGCTGTCCGAAGATTTCGAGAATGAGCGTAAACCGGTCCATGACCTCGACGCCGTCGGGCAACAGCTGACCGAGATTATACGTCTGGTACGGGCCGAGACGGTTGTCAAAAATGACCGTCTCCGCGTCGGTCTCGCGGACCAGTTGGGCCAGTTCTTTCGCTTTCCCCTCTCCAAGCTGTAACGCCGGGTCTGCCGTTCGCGTCTGGGTGATCACGCCAGCGATTGTGTAGCCACTGGCACGGGCGAGATCGATGATCTCGGACGTGTCCGGCACGCCGGAGTCGACGCGCTTTGCGATTACTGCGGCCCCGTTAGCTTCTGTGTCCGCTCTGGAAGTCGATTCGTGTGTATTCATGTGTGGGTGTTTTTCGTGGGGGTCGGAGGAGTCATTGCACGCAGGGAGCGTCTGTTGCCCGTTTGTCTCAACGATCGACGAGACGGATGGACAGCTCTCCTTCGAGGCGGATGCCGCGCACCGTTCGGTAGACGGTGACAAACAGTTGTTCGCAGGAGGTGCGAGGAGTTACCCTCGACTCGAGCCATAGACACGGCTCGAGTTTCGATTGCGGTCCATCGACATCCACACCGTCCCACGTCAGGGATGCCGGTCACTCACCTCGATTCGTTTCGCGTTGCCCATATCACTGGTACGCCGGGCACACTCTTGAATCCCTTGGCGCAGTTGCAGCGCGCTCGAGACATATTTCGCGCATACCGATACACGAATACCTGCTACAACAGTACCCGAGTGGCAACGCCCCAGACGATAAAAGTCATTATCTGCTGACAGTCTCGTCACCACAAAAGTCATGCCCACCGAACCGAGTGTGAAACATGATGTTAGATCTCGACCCAACAACCCTCGGCCTCGAGTTTGGTGGCGGGGCCATTATTGGAGGGCTAATGGGCTTTGCCGCCAAGAAAATCGCAAAACTCATCGCCGTTATCATCGGCGTCCAGCTCGTCATCTTTCGGTATCTCGAGTCACAGGGAATCCTCTTCGTCGACTGGGATGCCCTCTCGAGAGGGCTCATTAGCACGTCCGAGCGCGCCGACGCCAGTTTCCTCGAGTCGATTATCTCGACGCTCTCGGTCGGCGCAGGGTTTACTGCGGGC comes from the Natronosalvus amylolyticus genome and includes:
- the hflX gene encoding GTPase HflX, with the translated sequence MNTHESTSRADTEANGAAVIAKRVDSGVPDTSEIIDLARASGYTIAGVITQTRTADPALQLGEGKAKELAQLVRETDAETVIFDNRLGPYQTYNLGQLLPDGVEVMDRFTLILEIFGQRAQTRKAQLQVELAELRYELPRAEAKVSLAKRDEHPGFMGLGEYDESRERDIKAQISRINDELAQIEQTEEQRRERRRDSGFDLVALAGYTNAGKSTLLRRMARDIDVDENEDLHPDLDATAESQDKLFTTLGTTTRRADIEPRNVLLTDTVGFISNLPHWLVESFKSTLDSVYRADLVLLVVDVSEPIEDIHEKLVTSHDTLYERNEAPIVTVLNKTDQISEAELDEKRNALSALAPDPVAVSAQTGSNIDALLDRIDDELPDWETERLVVPMTDDTMSLVSWIHDHATVDDVTYGEADVAISFEARPEIISRARSRASELQATA
- a CDS encoding FUN14 domain-containing protein; amino-acid sequence: MLDLDPTTLGLEFGGGAIIGGLMGFAAKKIAKLIAVIIGVQLVIFRYLESQGILFVDWDALSRGLISTSERADASFLESIISTLSVGAGFTAGFLIGFKRG